Proteins from a single region of Anastrepha ludens isolate Willacy chromosome 5, idAnaLude1.1, whole genome shotgun sequence:
- the LOC128864061 gene encoding basic proline-rich protein-like, with protein sequence MRMKFIVLLFALLASSSVHADVSHLASDLQEDGYHYKQPSVPFPPSPSGNEIDDTGYQPQPQPQPQPQPQPQPRPQPSYPAPRPQPQPRPQPQPQPQPQPQPSYPAPRPQPQPQPQPQPSYPAPRPQPQPSYPSPQPQPQPGPSYPAPRPQPQPTQPAPRPQPRPQPSRPAPAPQPGPEYLPPEQPQQPRPAPRPQPQPRPQPQPQPQPSYPAPRPQPQPRPQPQPQPQPQPSYPAPRPQPQPRPQPQPTQPGPEYIPPTSGPTFQPRPQQPSPGSTYQPRPQRPTAGSTYQPRPQQPTPGSTYQPRPQQPTPGSTYQPRPQQPSPGSTYQPRPQQPSPGSTYQPRPQQPTPGPTVVIQPRPQPQPSTPGKPGLEYLPPSGENEIGPAQPLPRPKPQPRPQPQPRPQPSYPGQQPTQPAPRPSYPAPQPTQQVPQSTYPAQPTQPAPQPEPTYPGGPVDTEGPGGPGGPGGPGGPGGPGGPSGPGGPSGPGGPSGLYGPGGPSGPGGPGGPSGPYGPGGPSGPGGPGGPGGPGGPSGPGGPSGPSGPYGPGGPSGPGGPSGPGGPSGPGGPGGPGGPSGPSGAYSPAGPGGPGGPGGPGGPSRPYGPGGPGGPGGPSGPGGSSGPGGPSGPGGPSGPGGPGGPGGPYGPEGTGGPAGPGGPSGPGGPGGPGGPGGPGGPGGPEQEAGSLGPDGYNYNKPSRPFSY encoded by the coding sequence AAGTTTATTGTCTTGCTGTTTGCATTGCTGGCTTCCAGTAGTGTGCATGCTGATGTTTCGCATTTGGCTAGCGACTTGCAGGAGGATGGATACCACTATAAGCAGCCTTCTGTGCCGTTCCCACCATCACCTTCGGGCAATGAAATAGATGACACAGGATACCAGCCGCAGCCGCAGCCGCAGCCACAACCACAGCCACAGCCGCAACCACGACCGCAGCCATCTTATCCCGCCCCCCGGCCACAACCACAACCGCGGCCACAGCCTCAACCACAACCACAGCCACAGCCGCAGCCATCTTATCCAGCACCACGCCCACAACCTCAGCCACAGCCTCAACCACAACCATCCTATCCAGCTCCACGCCCACAGCCACAACCTTCATATCCATCGCCTCAGCCCCAACCGCAGCCGGGACCTTCGTACCCAGCTCCCCGTCCACAACCACAACCTACACAGCCGGCTCCGCGTCCACAACCTAGACCTCAGCCCAGCCGTCCTGCGCCAGCACCGCAACCCGGTCCTGAATATCTTCCTCCAGAACAACCTCAACAACCAAGACCGGCACCTCGCCCTCAGCCACAGCCACGTCCACAGCCTCAACCGCAGCCACAGCCTTCATATCCTGCGCCACGGCCTCAACCACAACCACGACCACAACCACAACCTCAACCACAGCCACAGCCTTCATATCCTGCCCCACGTCCTCAACCACAACCACGACCACAACCGCAGCCAACTCAACCCGGACCTGAGTATATACCACCAACAAGTGGACCAACATTCCAACCTCGACCACAACAACCTTCACCCGGTTCAACATACCAACCCCGACCACAACGACCTACAGCCGGTTCAACATACCAACCACGACCACAACAACCTACACCCGGTTCAACATACCAACCACGACCACAACAACCTACACCCGGTTCAACATACCAACCACGACCACAACAACCTTCACCCGGTTCAACATACCAACCACGACCACAACAACCTTCACCCGGTTCAACATACCAACCACGACCACAACAACCTACTCCCGGGCCAACAGTAGTAATCCAACCCCGACCACAACCGCAACCATCGACACCTGGTAAACCTGGTCTAGAATATTTACCGCCCTCAGGTGAAAATGAAATAGGCCCCGCGCAGCCACTTCCCCGCCCTAAACCACAACCACGACCACAGCCGCAACCCCGACCTCAGCCATCATATCCTGGCCAACAGCCTACTCAACCGGCTCCACGGCCTAGTTACCCAGCGCCGCAGCCGACACAACAAGTGCCTCAATCCACGTATCCAGCACAACCAACTCAGCCAGCGCCACAGCCAGAACCAACCTACCCAGGGGGTCCCGTTGATACAGAAGGTCCAGGTGGCCCAGGAGGTCCAGGTGGTCCTGGAGGGCCCGGCGGTCCAGGCGGTCCAAGTGGTCCAGGCGGTCCAAGTGGTCCTGGCGGCCCAAGTGGCCTATATGGTCCAGGCGGTCCAAGTGGTCCAGGAGGTCCTGGCGGCCCAAGTGGCCCATATGGTCCAGGGGGTCCAAGTGGTCCAGGCGGTCCTGGCGGTCCTGGAGGTCCCGGCGGTCCAAGCGGACCAGGAGGTCCCAGCGGCCCAAGTGGCCCATATGGTCCAGGAGGTCCAAGTGGTCCAGGTGGCCCTAGTGGTCCAGGCGGCCCAAGCGGTCCAGGCGGTCCTGGTGGTCCCGGCGGTCCAAGTGGTCCAAGTGGCGCGTATAGTCCAGCAGGTCCCGGTGGTCCAGGTGGTCCCGGAGGCCCCGGTGGTCCAAGTAGACCATATGGTCCAGGAGGTCCAGGCGGTCCAGGCGGTCCAAGTGGTCCAGGTGGTTCAAGTGGTCCAGGTGGTCCAAGTGGTCCAGGCGGTCCAAGTGGTCCAGGAGGTCCCGGTGGTCCAGGCGGCCCATATGGCCCAGAAGGTACAGGTGGTCCCGCCGGTCCAGGCGGTCCAAGTGGTCCTGGTGGCCCAGGCGGTCCAGGTGGCCCTGGTGGCCCTGGCGGGCCGGGCGGTCCTGAACAAGAAGCTGGATCTCTTGGACCTGATGGTTATAACTACAACAAACCATCTAGGCCTTTCTCCTACTAA